A genomic segment from Diospyros lotus cultivar Yz01 chromosome 5, ASM1463336v1, whole genome shotgun sequence encodes:
- the LOC127801185 gene encoding endo-1,4-beta-xylanase 5-like, which produces MQAAHSSSLCILLLLFFYGSSMASPYEGPLYDSYAFSKCKEQPEPPLYDGGVLKDQAPAAQPIVWDGGISDYWPAFVLHSLTKSTLYCFSSWIKIDGADSAHVKASLMTAQTTYDCIGTVIAKHGCWSFLKGGFELSSPSNISLLYFQSSGDRDVNITVASSSLQPFTKQQWRAHQQYKIDTVRKRAVTIHVSDSHGGSLKGARVSVEQVAKDFPFGSAVAKTILGNHPYQKWFVERFNAAVFENELKWYATEPKQGEVNYTIADQMLEFVRANQIAARGHNIFWEDPKYTPEWVRNLTGAELEFAVKARIQSLLSKYREEFIHWDVSNEMLHFDFYEERLGPNATVNFFEEAHESDPLATLFMNEFNVVETCSDQSSTVDAYISRMRELKEGGVSMDGVGLEGHFTVPNLPLMRAVLDKLSTLGLPIWLTEVDISRTIDKETQAVYLEEVVREGFSHSSVNGIMLWTALHPKGCYQMCLTDNDFHNHPAGDVVDKLLSEWRTGIEEGQTDEHGAYSFHGFLGEYQVSVAFGNTTAKGSFSLSGGDETKHFNIHL; this is translated from the exons ATGCAAGCGGCTCATTCGTCTTCCCTCTgcatcctcctcctcctcttcttctatGGCTCTTCAATGGCTTCTCCATatg AGGGGCCTCTGTACGATTCTTATGCTTTCTCCAAG TGTAAAGAGCAGCCGGAGCCGCCGCTTTACGATGGAGGAGTCCTGAAAGACCAGGCTCCGGCCGCCCAACCGATCGTCTGGGACGGCGGAATTTCAGATTACTGGCCTGCTTTCGTGCTGCACAGTCTCACCAAATCAACCCTTTACTGCTTCTCCA GTTGGATCAAGATCGATGGTGCGGATTCAGCTCATGTAAAAGCCAGCCTGATGACTGCCCAAACAACATACGATTGCATCGGCACCGTCATAGCCAAGCATGGATGCTGGTCTTTTCTCAAAGGCGGATTCGAATTAAGCTCACCATCCAATATCTCTCTCCTATACTTTCAG AGTTCAGGCGACAGAGATGTCAACATAACGGTTGCGAGCTCTTCTTTGCAGCCATTCACCAAGCAGCAATGGCGAGCTCATCAGCAGTATAAAATCGACACT GTGAGGAAGCGAGCTGTGACAATTCACGTATCGGACAGTCATGGAGGCAGCCTGAAAGGAGCAAGAGTTTCGGTCGAACAGGTTGCCAAAGATTTCCCATTTGGCTCCGCCGTAGCCAAGACCATCCTCGGCAATCATCCCTATCAG AAATGGTTCGTGGAGCGATTCAACGCAGCGGTGTTTGAAAACGAACTGAAATGGTACGCGACGGAGCCGAAACAGGGGGAGGTGAACTACACCATAGCCGACCAGATGCTGGAATTTGTCCGGGCGAACCAGATAGCCGCCAGAGGCCACAACATCTTCTGGGAAGACCCGAAATACACGCCGGAATGGGTCCGAAACCTCACCGGCGCCGAGCTGGAATTCGCCGTCAAAGCTCGGATTCAGAGCCTCCTGAGCAAATACAGAGAGGAGTTCATCCACTGGGATGTCAGCAACGAAATGCTGCACTTCGATTTCTACGAGGAGAGGCTTGGCCCCAATGCCACCGTGAATTTTTTCGAGGAGGCGCATGAATCGGACCCGCTGGCAACGTTGTTCATGAACGAGTTCAATGTGGTGGAGACTTGCAGCGATCAGAGTTCGACTGTGGATGCGTATATTTCAAGGATGAGGGAGCTGAAGGAAGGGGGAGTTTCCATGGATGGCGTTGGGCTGGAGGGCCATTTCACAGTTCCAAATCTTCCTCTGATGAGAGCCGTCCTGGACAAGCTCTCGACGTTGGGGCTTCCCATTTGGCTTACAGAGGTCGACATTAGCCGCACCATTGACAAAGAAACGCAG GCTGTTTATCTGGAGGAAGTAGTGAGAGAAGGCTTCTCCCATAGTTCTGTAAACGGGATAATGCTGTGGACTGCGCTGCATCCAAAAGGGTGCTACCAGATGTGCCTTACAGACAATGATTTCCATAACCATCCAGCTGGGGATGTGGTCGACAAGCTGCTCAGTGAATGGAGGACTGGGATTGAAGAGGGCCAGACCGATGAACATGGCGCATACAGCTTCCATGGGTTCTTGGGTGAATACCAAGTCAGTGTTGCATTTGGCAACACAACTGCCAAGGGATCTTTCTCGCTTTCTGGTGGGGATGAGACTAAGCATTTTAACATTCATCTGTGA